The DNA sequence TTCGAGATGGTCAAGCAGGGCAACAGCGTGGACGGCCTCTACCCCATGAACGCTGAATGGCAGGCCCGGTACCAGGAGTGGGAAGCAGGAAACCACAATGACTGAGGCCACCATGGTTGCCGGCAGCAAGTCCGAGCAGGCCTACCAGGCCGTCAAGGCCCGGATTGTCGAAGGCACCTATACCCCCGGCTACCGGCTGGTCCTGGGCGCCATCGCCAAGGACCTGGGGTTCAGCGTGGTCCCCGTCCGCGAAGCCATCCGCCGGCTGGAAGCCGAAGGCCTGGTGACGTTCGAACGCAACGTGGGCGCCACCGTGGCCGGCATCGACCCCACCGAATACCTCTACACCATGCAGACCCTCAGCATCGTGGAAGGCGCCGCCACCGCGCTGTCCGCCCCGCTGATCGATCCCGCAGCCGTGGCCAGGGCCCGCGCCGTGAACGAAGAGATGCGCGAATGCCTGGACCACTTCGACCCCGTCCGGTTCACACAGCTCAACCAGGACTTCCACAGCGTCCTGTTCGAGCACTGCCCCAACCCGCACATCCTGGACCTGGTGCACCGCGGCTGGAACCGGCTCGCAGCCATCCGCTCCTCCACGTTCCGCTTCGTCCCGGGCCGCGCCCGCGATTCCGTGGATGAACACGAAAACCTGCTGAAGCTCATCGAAACCGGAGCCGACGCAGAGCAGATCGAAAAAGCCGCCCGGCTCCACCGCTCGGCAACCCTTGACGCATATCTCGCCCAAGCAAAGCACCAGTAAGGACTTCAACGATGACGACCTCAGTAGAAACCGCCAAGCACTACGTCCCTGAGGACCTGCCCACCCACATCCAGCACTACATCAACGGCCAGTTCGTCGATTCCGTGGGCGGCAAGACCTTCGACGTCCTGGACCCGGTGTCCAACAGGAACTACGCCACCGCCGCGGCCGGCCAAAAGGAAGACATCGATCTCGCCGTCGCCGCCGCCCGCGACGCGTTCGTGAACGGCCCCTGGCCGAAGATGAAGCCCCGCGAGCGCGCCCGCATCCTGAACAGGATCGCCGACGCCGTCGAGGCCCAGGAAGCCCGCCTCGCCGAACTGGAAACGTTCGATACCGGACTGCCGATCACCCAGGCCAAGGGCCAGGCCCTCCGCGCCGCCGAGAACTTCCGCTTCTTCGCTGACCTGA is a window from the Arthrobacter sp. NicSoilC5 genome containing:
- a CDS encoding GntR family transcriptional regulator, which codes for MTEATMVAGSKSEQAYQAVKARIVEGTYTPGYRLVLGAIAKDLGFSVVPVREAIRRLEAEGLVTFERNVGATVAGIDPTEYLYTMQTLSIVEGAATALSAPLIDPAAVARARAVNEEMRECLDHFDPVRFTQLNQDFHSVLFEHCPNPHILDLVHRGWNRLAAIRSSTFRFVPGRARDSVDEHENLLKLIETGADAEQIEKAARLHRSATLDAYLAQAKHQ